CTCACAGTCCTCccatatccccctcccccaccctctgcGCAGTATCCAGCCCCAAAGCATTCCCAGGGCACTTAGAGCATTCCAGGAGCTCCACAGGCATTGATCACCACTAAGCAGACCTCTGCGGCAGCTGGGAAGGGCCACATCTATAGCCAGGGGATGAGTCTGTGGCAAAAGAGTGTGTGGGTCACATTTCAGCCGCGGTGCTATACCAACCCTGGTGGTGAAGAGATGGCCCCCTGGTGCCCTCCAAGGCCCTGAGAGCTCCTCTGCCACTCACCAAAATAGAAGTAGCCGCCCTCGTCCTTGGGCTGGAAGAAGCGGCCCCTGGCCTGCGCGTGGACATCGGCCCCTTTCTCCACCAGCAGCTCCACGTAGTGTTTGCACCGCCGCTCAATGGCGATGTGCAGAGCCGTCTGCCCTGCAGGGAACACAACCCACACCACTTTTCCTGCAGCCTGGTTTCCCAGCCAGGCTGCCCACCGACCTCTGCTTCTGCCCCTCCCTGCCCACCAGGTCAGCCAGCACCTATGCATGAAGATGGTTTCACAGGGGAGCTGTGCTGGTCTGTTCCTCGCTCTGGACCTAACCCTTAAAAACCACAACACTCAAAAACTAGTGGAAGAATATTTAATCTTCCGGGAGGTTACATTGCTGACCTAAGAGTGCcagttctcataagaacataagaactagcctgctggatcagaccagagtccatctagtctagcactctgctactcgcagtggcccaccaggtgcctttgggaactcacaggcaggaggtgaaagcagtggccttctgctgctgctgctgctcccaagcacctggtctgctaaggcatttgcaatctgagatcaaagaggatcaagattggtagccatagatggacttctcctccataaatctgtccaagccctttttaaagctacccaggttagtggccatcaccacctcctgtggcagcatattccaaacaccaatcacacgttgcgtgaagaagtgtttccttttattagtccgcattgcccttctctgcactttttctatctcttcgatatcctttttgagatgtggcaaccagaacacagtactccaagtgcggtcagaccacggctttatataagggcatgacaatccttgcagttttattatcaactcctttcctaattatcccctcaaacagagaagcttcaaagggAAGTTACAACATGAAATTACTGAACTTGAGTTAATTCACAAGTTCAAAACAATGGATCCTGCCGGGGTTGAATAGGGACACAGGGTTCTTAtttcactacagatgctaattttccaCCCCTAAGCATTTCCCTTCTTGTCTAGCCAAGCTGGTTCCCTTTTGCATTGTCCTTCTGCCTCTTGAATCCTTTTTCTGCAACACCCGTCCCACCTTCAGACAGGGCTATAAGGACACAGCGATCTCCATTCTGACTGGATCTCATCAAgggacctttgactctcaaaaactcatgCTTCAAAAATCTTGCTGAGCTCTAAGGTGCAACTGGGTTTGACTCagaaattgggggggaggggggtccacaCAATGGGAACCTGGGCCTTCATTTCAAAACAAACCAGGCCCCTAAGGCAGAAAACCAGATTGGAATTGTCAGGCGAGAATGCAAGGCTTCGCGTTTTCACGGACCCCTccttgagagatctccagccctccCTCTCCTTGGTTGCTGGCAGCAAAATAAGttgatctaggccaggggtagggaacctgcggctcgagagccgcacgtggctcttctgcccttgcactgcggctccacgagccgagctgccggcttcatccttgcctgccctgcaggcagcagggcgggtgcaccaactgcccgcagacggctgggccgtgccgcgggcttcccctcttgcccaccccgttcgagcggggcgggcgctttccagGCTGCGAgtaaggccaagccgctggccccatccttgcctgccctgcaggcagcaggacgggcgcatccatgcgcttctcagaatgagtggagtaaaaggttaaaaaaaccccaatatatacagtgttatctttattttaaatgtcaaaaattatttgcggctccaagtgtttccttttcccgtggaaaatgggtccaaatggctctttgagtgttaaaggttccctacccctgatctaggccaatgatggcgaaccttttcgagaccgagtgcccaaattgcaacccaaaacccacttatttatcgcaaagtgccaacacggcaatttaacctgaatactgaggttttagtttagaaaaaacggttggctccgtgcattactcaggagtaagcttggtggtagtcggtggttttgctttgaagcaaccgtgcaactcttccaatgggtgaatcacgaacctaggagggtttactcagaagcaagccccattgccagcaaccgagcttactcccaggtaaaggatcgcgctttagttctttgcatgaaaatcagtggggtttaacagcgcttaacagggttaccgacactgcttccccaaaactaggtcttaggtttaaggctaataattgagcccagcagcccaggccagcctagatgtgtgtgtgtggggggggggcgatccccccccccatgatgaactctgtgctgggagcttactcccagctaagggattgtgctttagttctccgcatgaaaatcagtggggtttaacagcgcttaacagggttacctgcactgcttccccaaaactaggtcttaggtttaatactaataatcgagccagcggcccagcccagcctagaagTGTTGGGGCAggcattctgtttgcgcgtgcccacagagagggctctgagtgccacctccaccaccactgatctaggccgAGGAAGTTGACATGTTTACTCCTTCAGAATCCAAGGGTGGCACCTGGGCCATGTTTGGGGGAATTTTACAATAGGATTGAGGGAGTTTGAGACCCGGGGGAGGGGCTCTTGTGGCTGAGGCCTCCTTTGTCCAAAACCTCCCTGGGAGCCGCCACCAGCCCGGCCAGGATGGAGCTAGTCCTACCTCGGTAGTAGACGTCTCGAAAGGGAGAGTTGATGAACTCCCGCCTGCTGCCCGTTTTCTCCGCAATGTCCAGCAGCATCGGGATGGTGTCGTTCTTGCCGTTGTTCAGGTTCAGCAGGGCCTTGGGGAGGCAGGTTTTCCCCGTGGAAGGTTCTTggcagagggagacagagagcGGAGGTCGGCCTCAAGGCAGAGCTGGTTTGCATTTGCACTGAGCATGCACAAAGTGCTATTTTTCTACTACACCATTCCTGTGTGCTACCCGCTAGCTGCATTTCTGACCCATTTGTGAGGAGTGTCGCATTTGCAGTTGGCAACGCTTGAtaccttcccctctcccctgacCAGATTTACGCTCTCTTGCTCTGACACAGCAAACTGTGTAAATAGAGAGAAACGTTGCTTCCCATGGGATACTTTGTCACGGAAATGTCTTTAGTCAAACAAGTGTTGGAGGTTTTAGAACAAAGCTGCCAAACCTGCTGAAGCAGGTTAAGTGCACAGACCACATCTGACCGTCTCCCACAGAAACGTCTTTAAAGTATTGTCTGTCTCCCATCTCTGAAGAGAGTGCGGAATGAGAAAGACCCACCCCCATATCCAGGGGCTGCCCCCCCCTCTCCAGGAGGCATAATtctgctgtcccccccccactctttttaCAGCCGCCCCCAGCGCTCCCCCCAcgttcttccctttccccagtaAGTCCATGCCAATTTCACACCCCCAAAGGTGGAAGTGATGATGCCCCACAAGGCCAGTGCCTCGGGCGCAATGCAACCCCCTCAGCCCCATTTTGCCCCCCAGGCCCGCTGCCCCCAACAGTGCCCAGCAAACACCACGCCTGCCCCCACCTCGGAACTCCTCGTCCGTCAGGTGCTTCTTGTGGgtcagcaggaaggggaggaggccgTCCAGGTCCGCCGTAGACCCCCGGGAGACAATGTCGAAAAGAATGGGCCGGTTGAACACCTTGACGATGGGGGGTGGGCTGGGAGCAGGACCCTTGGTGCTGGGGGCTTtcttcctggggagggggaggtggaggAGACCAGTGAAACCAAACGCTCGCCTTCTCCTTCTTGAGACCTCCCTTTCTGGAAGCAACCTGAGCGCTTCCCTGTGGCCCGAAGGAGCCCTCCCTGTGATTAGTCTGGAGGGGTGAGGCCCATTCCTGAAGCCGGCCTTTCATCCCAGTgacctccccctctcccccctccctgcaggcccagCCACCCCCTGAGTGACGCCTCAGCAAGGAAGCTACACACAGAGAGCCCTTTGAAGggggagcagggcgggcacagATGGCACCTCAGGGCGACTCCCAAACGGCTGCATCATTACTTAGGGTGGGCAAAGGTCTGGCGATGAAGTCGGGACCAAGTGTCCAGGAACTCTTGCGTGCCACCCTAGGAACCCATGGGCTGCAGCTTCAATATGAGGGTTTTCAGAGGGAACAGGGGAAAAGCACTCTTCACGCGCTCAATAATGCTCAAACCTCACATCACGCAGCCACTGATGGGGGCTGGAGGGCCCCAATTCACACTTCTGCCAAAAGGCCATGGCAGAAATCAACTCTGGTCTCCGTAAATGCAGAAGgtgcgacacacacacacacacaccccacacacaaacagcGCTGTTTCCCATCATGCCATCATGTGCTCCCTTTCTTGAATGAGCAAACTTCTTAAGCCAGACCAGTTCACACAGATACTTCACAGATAGGAaaacaagagccagtgtggggtcACGGGGTGTCATAaaccccggttcaaatccccactcctccatggaagcttgctggggaatCTCGGGGCAGCTACACATGCTCAGCCAAGcctactcacagggttgttgtaaagataaagcGGAAGAAAGATGGATGAtatgagccactttgggtcctcactgaggAAAAAAGGCAAGATGTAAAGGTAGACCATTCTCGCCGTAACACCTCCCTTGGATGCTTGCATGGCGTAACTGTCTTGTAACAACACTCCCATGGGGAGGCCCTTGCAAGGGGTCCTGCCCTGTAAATGCTGGTTCTTAGCCCATTTTCTTGGTAATGCAAACCACAAAAGACCAGTTTAgagacccctccccacccctgtgctCATCAAACGGAAGGGCTGCCGAGCAAGAAGCCGGTGCGCAGAGCAAGCGCCACCCCTGCAATGCCGGCATCTGGGGCTCTGATGAGACCTCCTGGCCATTGCAGAGACCCCCCCACTTGGTGTGCTTTCCTACACAACAGGTTGTTAGAAAAACCATCCACAGGGAAGTATCCGTCAGGCAATCAGTCTTGCAGTGCATTTTGATCTAGTGATGAAGGACCCCCAATTGCACCTGCAACCAGCCCCACTCCGAGGCCAAGCAAACACCGCCGCGGGCCCAcctccaggaaaggggggggggccctccATACTCACTCCAGGGCTTTCTTGCGCCTTCGCTTGTTGTcagttgggtggtggtggtacgTGCCGTAGTCAAAGAGAGAGTCCATGGGGGCCTTCTTGGGCCCGGGCACGACGGACGATTCATAGATGGTGGATTCCAGCAAGTCCATGGGGTTCGGGACCCCTTTGCGGAACGCCCCGTGGAACTTCATCCGCAGGTTCTGCTTGCCGTCCCCTGACCCTGGCGGGCTCCGGGCAGCGTCTGCCGAGGAGGCCCCGTCCTCGTTCTCAAAGAGGTCGGCCAGCGCCGAGAGAGGGAACCCTTCGTTCTGCGGGGAGGCCTCGTCGCTGGGCGTCTCGCTGGCCTCGCCAGGAGCGGGTTGAGGGGGGTCCTCAGAATCCGCCATGGCCGTGGGCATCAGGGGCTCGCTGGATCGTGGCTGGCCTGGCGGGAGAGAAAAGGGACCAAGAGTCAGGCAGACGGGCATCGCTGAGGGATGTGGCGCCTGATTTATCCCTGCTGGGGCTTCAACCAGCGCTGAAGCTGCTCCGGAAAATCTTCCAATATGATGGGCaagccattctgcacatgcacaaaagcaatctcttcacacacacacacacacacacacaaactctagGTGTGAGGCAAATAAGCTCCAGGCAGGTCACAACCAGACATTTTGTActgggtggggaggcagggggagacGATGATGACACATTCCTGTAGCACTTTCAGTGTTCAAACATTATCTTCTAGTAATCTTTACTACAGCCCTGCAAGATAGGCTGTTGTTACTCCCATATGAAGAGGACAGGTTGAAAGAGGCAGCAGATGGAAGTGGTTTACCTGAATCCTCTTCTGTTTTGgacaggggagggggcaaaagtgAGACACAAACCAAGCCAATCACCTCTGAACTGTgatagggaggggggggggtttcatgaATGGAAGCACATGGCCAGTTACTGAGTCCTCCTGACTACCATTTTAGTCCCAAAGAGGAAAAGGGGCTCCACTTTGTTTTCTGCCTCTGACACCAAATCTCCGGTGCTGATTCTTGGAAAGcggcgtatgggggggggggagtagacaGGACTCTTAAATAGGAAGGATGCAGAAAGAAGGCCCAAATGCAAAGGGCTTGAAATGCTTCCATTGAAACACCATATTTCCCTGTTCCATTAAGTGGAGTGACCAGCCAGTGGGATCGATCCCTGCGTGCCCACCTGCCCGTTGGCCTCGCATCTCCTTGACTGAACTGCCTCACAGTTCGGGTCAGTTTGTTTTTCGAACAGGAATTAAAATGTGGGAAACAACTTTAGAATTGGCTGCAGAGGGCgagcagcccccccgccccccacacacacacacaacagagcCAGGCCTGGGGCTCAGGTAAGATTCCTCGTGCCACCCACCTCTGCTCTCCAGTGGAAAGGAGCCGGGTGAGAATCTGCCTCTCTTCTTCGCCTGCTCTTTTGTATGCCAGTTGCTCCCCAGGTACACGAGATTAGACAGTCCAATTGGGAAGCGAGCAGAGGCGGGGCGgggtgggctgctgctgctgctgctgctgtgtgtgcTTCCCGTTCCCCAGATTGGAAGCTCCCTCCCGTCTGCT
The nucleotide sequence above comes from Sphaerodactylus townsendi isolate TG3544 linkage group LG13, MPM_Stown_v2.3, whole genome shotgun sequence. Encoded proteins:
- the TRPV4 gene encoding transient receptor potential cation channel subfamily V member 4 → MPTAMADSEDPPQPAPGEASETPSDEASPQNEGFPLSALADLFENEDGASSADAARSPPGSGDGKQNLRMKFHGAFRKGVPNPMDLLESTIYESSVVPGPKKAPMDSLFDYGTYHHHPTDNKRRRKKALEKKAPSTKGPAPSPPPIVKVFNRPILFDIVSRGSTADLDGLLPFLLTHKKHLTDEEFREPSTGKTCLPKALLNLNNGKNDTIPMLLDIAEKTGSRREFINSPFRDVYYRGQTALHIAIERRCKHYVELLVEKGADVHAQARGRFFQPKDEGGYFYFGELPLSLAACTNQPHIVQYLTENAHKQADLRRQDSRGNTVLHALVAIADNTRENTKFVTKMYDLLLIKCAKLFPDTNLEALLNNDGLSPLMMAAKTGKIGIFQHIIRREIKDEDARHLSRKFKDWAYGPVYSSLYDLSSLDTCGEEVSVLEILVYNSKIEAPPFLLVVGKARSLVAKGLLGTQKFPGSVPSISS